A window of Rubricoccus marinus contains these coding sequences:
- a CDS encoding ABC transporter permease, with protein sequence MDTIDIGFGQLALGALLLAVNLGLSVALRLGLAKDLVIGAARMTVQLLLVGLVLDWVFASENAWLILGIATVMAALAGRAAVNRTVRRYPGILWNALVVILGASFLVTGATVLGILRVEPWFDPQYLIPLHGMLLGNALNGISLGLDRFMEGCAKDRPLIETRLALGATRWEAARPVAKEAIRTGMIPVVNSMMIMGLVSLPGMMTGQILAGADPAQAVRYQILIMFMIASCVALATGGVVALAYRALFSPRHQLRSEKLRRA encoded by the coding sequence ATGGACACGATCGACATCGGCTTTGGCCAACTCGCGCTCGGGGCGTTGCTGCTGGCGGTCAACCTCGGGCTGTCGGTCGCGCTCCGGCTGGGGCTCGCGAAAGACCTGGTCATTGGCGCGGCGCGGATGACGGTGCAGCTCCTGCTCGTGGGGCTCGTGCTGGACTGGGTGTTCGCGTCGGAGAACGCGTGGCTGATCCTCGGCATCGCCACGGTGATGGCGGCGCTGGCGGGTCGCGCGGCTGTGAACCGGACCGTTCGGCGCTACCCCGGGATTCTGTGGAACGCGCTCGTCGTCATCCTGGGCGCTTCGTTTCTCGTGACCGGCGCGACGGTCCTCGGCATCCTGCGCGTGGAGCCGTGGTTCGACCCGCAGTACCTCATCCCGCTCCATGGGATGTTGCTTGGCAACGCGCTCAACGGCATCTCGCTGGGGCTCGACCGGTTCATGGAAGGCTGCGCCAAGGATCGCCCTCTGATCGAGACCCGCCTCGCGCTTGGCGCGACGCGGTGGGAGGCCGCGCGGCCTGTGGCCAAAGAAGCCATCCGAACCGGTATGATCCCGGTCGTCAACTCGATGATGATCATGGGCCTCGTAAGCCTACCGGGCATGATGACCGGCCAGATTCTCGCCGGTGCCGATCCCGCGCAGGCGGTCCGGTACCAGATCCTGATCATGTTCATGATCGCCTCGTGCGTCGCGCTCGCCACCGGCGGAGTGGTCGCGCTGGCCTACCGCGCGCTGTTCTCGCCTCGGCACCAGTTGCGGAGCGAGAAGCTGCGCCGCGCGTGA
- a CDS encoding tyrosine-type recombinase/integrase, whose protein sequence is ANYVRHLRAMFRYWMEQGVTAVDASEGVRLERVPRAFPKALRPHEVEAVAAHAEAHCIDGGMRSSAWAAPFIRLGAETALRRNELIHLRWEHVDLDAGVLTVACTDAFTSKSGAERRVPLSDRASSVLRGLRDRRDGGPLVLTAGQGAAVHAGTCSKAVKRFAVAAGVPNLTPHVLRHSCITWLLERGVPVPIVQRFAGHADIATTMRYCSVADDVYGARLRAALDAQ, encoded by the coding sequence GCGAACTACGTGCGCCACCTGCGAGCCATGTTCCGTTATTGGATGGAGCAAGGAGTTACTGCAGTCGACGCGTCTGAGGGTGTCCGCTTGGAGCGGGTGCCGAGGGCCTTCCCCAAGGCGCTCCGGCCGCACGAGGTCGAGGCCGTAGCGGCGCACGCGGAGGCGCACTGCATCGACGGCGGGATGCGGTCGTCGGCTTGGGCCGCGCCGTTCATCCGGCTCGGCGCCGAGACCGCGCTCCGGCGCAACGAGCTGATCCACCTCCGGTGGGAGCACGTCGATCTCGACGCCGGGGTCCTCACGGTGGCGTGCACGGACGCGTTCACGTCGAAGTCCGGCGCGGAGAGGAGGGTGCCGCTTTCGGATCGGGCCTCCTCGGTCTTACGCGGCCTGCGGGATCGCCGCGACGGCGGACCGCTCGTGCTCACGGCCGGCCAGGGCGCAGCGGTGCACGCGGGGACGTGCTCGAAGGCGGTGAAGCGGTTCGCGGTAGCCGCGGGGGTCCCGAACCTCACGCCCCACGTCCTCCGCCACTCCTGCATCACGTGGCTCCTCGAACGCGGCGTCCCCGTGCCGATCGTTCAGCGGTTTGCGGGCCACGCCGACATCGCGACGACGATGAGGTACTGCTCCGTAGCTGACGACGTCTATGGTGCACGCCTCCGCGCTGCCCTCGATGCCCAATGA
- a CDS encoding YheT family hydrolase — protein sequence MLDFDVPKYSPPVGLGGGHRQTVVPSVFREVTGIRYRRQRLELDDGDFLDLDLVPASGGSWRAAASGARGAGRASHRVVLISHGLEGTSERAYVRGMAKAFASRGWDAVAWNHRGCSGEPNRLARAYHSGTTEDLAAVVDWALARGYAHLGLVGFSLGGNVTLKYVGDAGEAIAPEIVGAVGISVPVDLAGSAETMKALDRRLYMKRFIGSLASKAEEKALRFEDAPDPEPIRAMTSFAEFDAHVTAPLHGFESAEDYWAQSSALPVLERVAVPTLLLNARNDPFLAPSCFPEDLANPLVRLIAPEEGGHVGWPQRPLAGELWDETVAARWLEAAYAASSASKSAAPSSTA from the coding sequence GTGCTTGATTTCGACGTTCCTAAGTACTCCCCGCCGGTCGGCCTCGGCGGCGGCCACCGCCAGACCGTCGTGCCCTCCGTCTTCCGTGAGGTAACCGGCATCCGCTACCGCCGCCAGCGGCTGGAGCTAGACGACGGCGACTTTCTGGATCTCGATCTCGTCCCGGCCTCTGGCGGCTCCTGGAGGGCCGCAGCCTCTGGCGCCAGAGGCGCAGGCCGGGCGTCGCACCGGGTGGTGCTGATCTCACACGGGCTGGAGGGCACGTCGGAGCGCGCGTACGTACGCGGGATGGCCAAGGCGTTCGCCTCGCGCGGGTGGGACGCCGTGGCGTGGAACCACCGTGGCTGCTCCGGCGAGCCCAACCGGCTCGCGCGGGCCTACCACAGCGGCACGACCGAGGACCTCGCGGCCGTCGTGGACTGGGCGCTCGCCAGAGGCTACGCGCACCTCGGGCTGGTGGGCTTCAGCTTGGGCGGGAACGTGACGCTGAAGTACGTGGGCGACGCAGGGGAGGCCATCGCGCCGGAGATCGTGGGCGCGGTCGGGATCTCGGTTCCGGTGGACCTCGCGGGATCGGCGGAAACGATGAAGGCGCTGGACCGGCGGTTGTACATGAAGCGCTTTATCGGCTCGCTCGCGAGCAAGGCCGAAGAGAAGGCGCTCCGGTTCGAGGACGCGCCGGACCCGGAGCCCATCCGCGCGATGACCTCGTTTGCCGAGTTCGACGCGCACGTGACCGCGCCGCTGCACGGGTTCGAGTCCGCGGAGGACTACTGGGCGCAGAGCTCGGCGCTCCCGGTCCTCGAACGCGTCGCGGTCCCGACGCTGCTGCTCAACGCGCGCAACGACCCGTTTCTCGCGCCGTCGTGCTTCCCCGAGGATCTCGCCAACCCGCTCGTGCGGCTGATCGCGCCAGAGGAGGGCGGCCACGTCGGGTGGCCGCAGCGGCCTCTGGCGGGCGAGCTGTGGGACGAGACCGTCGCGGCGCGGTGGTTGGAAGCGGCCTACGCCGCGTCCTCGGCGTCCAAGAGCGCCGCGCCGTCCTCGACGGCGTAG
- a CDS encoding M1 family metallopeptidase, with the protein MMKPLRLATLLLLASGAGSALAPEAAAQERPRPYPVMPPPAFEKAVANGTRTASGEPGPNYWQNGGAYDIDVTLEPETRTVRGTGTMTYINRSPDALPTLLVKLRQNLHAPGVPRNRPAEVTGGVTLSGLSLGGMDLTQATGRMEPGQYSIDGTILTIRLPQPLAPGSSLDLDVAWHYALATVEGGTFRQGTDDEVYYVGYWYPQFAMYDDVVGWHDDPYLGNGEHYMPFSDYRVSITAPEDFIMYATGELENPEAVLTDETRGRLERALLKDDIVHVVRADERGSATRDASGDVLTWEFTATNIRDFAFAGSDKYVWDATRANVDQDGDGTPEAVLINALYRPGAESPYDAPWERSAEFSAFSIEHLSEILWPYPWPHMTAVEGIIGGGMEFPMMTLIGGNRTDSRLFGVTYHEIAHMWYPMMTQQDEKSFTWMDEGLTSFNTNEGREAFFDGSADGRPFEDAWARENQGHYRLAGSGAAVEPMRHNDRYPLGTPARGTASYSTPAVLLHAMEDLFGYDAFWSAYRDYGTTWAFKHPYPYDLMNSFEADLGQDLDWLWTPTLFETWTVDVAIASVESTASGVIVTVQDKDLAPMPVRVTVTYAGGTVQEQTVPVQTWLSGAREAVLTFPAGEVTRVELPSDTILDIDPSDNVYTPAM; encoded by the coding sequence ATGATGAAACCGCTCCGTCTTGCCACCCTTCTGCTCCTTGCCTCTGGCGCCGGCAGCGCCCTCGCGCCAGAGGCCGCCGCGCAAGAGCGACCGCGGCCCTACCCCGTGATGCCGCCGCCCGCTTTTGAGAAGGCCGTCGCCAACGGGACCCGCACTGCCTCTGGCGAGCCCGGCCCGAACTACTGGCAGAACGGCGGCGCGTACGACATTGACGTGACGCTGGAGCCCGAGACGCGGACCGTCCGCGGGACCGGCACGATGACGTACATCAACCGCTCCCCCGACGCGCTCCCCACCCTGCTTGTCAAGCTGCGCCAGAACCTCCACGCCCCTGGCGTGCCGCGCAACCGTCCTGCCGAGGTCACCGGCGGCGTCACCCTGAGCGGCCTCTCGCTCGGCGGAATGGACCTGACACAGGCCACAGGCCGCATGGAGCCAGGCCAATACTCCATAGACGGCACCATCCTGACGATCCGTCTGCCACAGCCTCTGGCGCCCGGGTCGAGCCTGGACCTCGACGTAGCGTGGCACTACGCGCTCGCGACCGTTGAGGGCGGCACGTTCCGACAGGGCACGGACGACGAGGTGTACTACGTCGGCTACTGGTACCCGCAGTTCGCCATGTACGACGACGTCGTCGGCTGGCACGACGACCCGTACCTCGGCAACGGCGAGCACTACATGCCGTTCTCCGATTACCGCGTTAGCATCACCGCGCCAGAGGACTTCATCATGTACGCGACGGGCGAGTTGGAGAACCCCGAGGCGGTCCTGACCGACGAGACTCGCGGTCGCCTCGAACGCGCCCTGCTCAAGGACGACATCGTCCACGTGGTCCGCGCCGACGAGCGCGGGAGCGCTACCCGCGACGCCTCTGGCGACGTGCTCACGTGGGAGTTCACAGCCACCAACATCCGGGACTTCGCCTTCGCGGGCTCCGACAAGTACGTGTGGGACGCCACGCGCGCCAACGTGGACCAGGACGGCGACGGCACGCCAGAGGCCGTCCTCATCAACGCGCTCTACCGCCCGGGCGCCGAGAGCCCGTACGACGCCCCGTGGGAGCGCTCCGCTGAGTTCTCCGCCTTCTCCATCGAGCACCTCTCCGAGATCTTGTGGCCCTACCCGTGGCCGCACATGACGGCCGTGGAAGGCATCATCGGCGGCGGCATGGAGTTCCCCATGATGACGCTCATCGGCGGCAACCGCACGGACTCGCGCCTGTTCGGCGTCACCTACCACGAGATCGCGCACATGTGGTACCCGATGATGACGCAGCAGGACGAGAAGAGCTTTACGTGGATGGACGAGGGCCTCACGAGCTTTAACACGAACGAAGGCCGCGAGGCTTTCTTCGACGGCTCGGCCGACGGGCGCCCCTTTGAGGACGCGTGGGCGCGCGAGAACCAGGGTCACTACCGCCTCGCCGGGTCCGGTGCCGCCGTCGAGCCCATGCGGCACAACGACCGCTACCCGCTCGGCACCCCCGCGCGTGGGACCGCCAGCTACTCCACGCCTGCAGTCCTGCTCCACGCGATGGAAGACCTGTTCGGCTACGACGCCTTCTGGAGCGCCTACCGCGACTACGGCACGACGTGGGCTTTTAAGCACCCGTACCCGTACGACCTCATGAACTCGTTCGAGGCCGACCTCGGTCAGGACCTCGACTGGCTGTGGACGCCCACGCTGTTCGAGACGTGGACCGTGGACGTGGCCATCGCGTCCGTGGAGAGCACGGCCTCTGGCGTGATCGTGACGGTTCAGGACAAGGACCTCGCGCCCATGCCGGTGCGCGTGACGGTGACCTACGCTGGCGGAACGGTGCAGGAGCAGACCGTCCCTGTCCAGACGTGGCTTTCCGGCGCGAGAGAGGCCGTCCTCACGTTCCCCGCCGGCGAGGTAACGCGCGTGGAACTCCCGTCGGACACGATTCTCGACATCGACCCCTCGGACAACGTCTACACGCCCGCGATGTAG
- the msrA gene encoding peptide-methionine (S)-S-oxide reductase MsrA, whose translation MATTETATLGGGCFWCTEAVLEKLRGVKSVTSGYAGGKIPNPSYREICTGLTGHAEVVRVEFDPDVISYADLLRVFFATHDPTTLNQQGADRGTQYRSTIMYDSEEHRKTAEAVIEELKDTFDRPIVTEVVEEPTFYPAEDYHQEYYRSNPGQPYCQAVIAPKVAKLRAHYLDKLAA comes from the coding sequence ATGGCGACGACTGAAACGGCCACCCTCGGTGGCGGATGCTTCTGGTGCACCGAGGCCGTCCTCGAAAAGCTGCGCGGCGTGAAAAGCGTGACGAGCGGCTACGCGGGCGGCAAGATTCCCAACCCGTCCTACCGCGAGATCTGCACCGGCCTTACGGGCCACGCCGAGGTCGTGCGCGTCGAGTTCGATCCGGACGTGATCTCCTACGCGGACCTCTTGCGCGTCTTCTTCGCGACGCACGACCCGACAACGCTCAACCAGCAGGGCGCCGACCGCGGCACGCAGTACCGGTCTACGATCATGTACGACAGCGAGGAGCACCGCAAGACTGCCGAGGCGGTGATTGAGGAGCTGAAAGACACGTTCGACCGGCCTATCGTGACCGAGGTGGTGGAGGAGCCAACGTTCTACCCGGCCGAGGACTACCACCAGGAGTACTACCGCTCCAACCCCGGGCAGCCGTACTGCCAGGCCGTGATCGCGCCAAAGGTGGCGAAGCTTCGCGCGCACTATCTGGACAAGCTCGCGGCCTGA
- a CDS encoding type 1 glutamine amidotransferase, producing the protein MAPSHDRLRVRLVQIREKPDIIEEEQASFCARAQMRRDQLLITDALSEPLAPALLDDVDALMIGGAGAYSVTETYRWTQDLIDLCQASADRELPLFGSCWGHQFVARAFGGTVINDPERAEMGTVDVELTEAGEADPLMGSLPRRFATQMGHHDRVSVLPSGATELATNEVAPYQAFRMDGLPIYGTQFHSELDEHTERQRLFAYRDHYPEMQDDAVFQAALDALKPSPHADDLLRRWLLLYAVEDGAALLDAEDAA; encoded by the coding sequence ATGGCCCCCAGCCACGACCGCCTCCGCGTCCGCCTCGTCCAGATCCGCGAGAAGCCCGACATCATCGAGGAAGAGCAGGCCAGCTTTTGCGCGCGCGCGCAGATGCGCCGGGACCAGCTCCTCATCACCGATGCGCTCTCCGAGCCTCTGGCGCCAGCGTTGCTGGACGACGTGGACGCGCTCATGATCGGCGGCGCGGGCGCGTACTCCGTGACCGAGACGTACCGCTGGACCCAGGACCTCATCGACCTCTGCCAGGCCAGCGCCGACCGAGAGCTCCCGCTGTTCGGCTCCTGCTGGGGCCACCAGTTCGTAGCACGTGCTTTTGGCGGGACCGTCATCAATGACCCCGAGCGCGCGGAGATGGGGACGGTGGACGTGGAGCTCACCGAAGCCGGCGAGGCCGACCCGCTCATGGGCTCGCTGCCCCGCCGCTTTGCCACGCAGATGGGCCACCACGACCGCGTGAGCGTCCTCCCCTCTGGCGCGACCGAGCTCGCCACCAACGAGGTGGCGCCCTACCAGGCGTTTCGCATGGACGGCCTGCCCATCTATGGCACGCAGTTCCACAGCGAGCTCGACGAGCACACCGAGCGCCAGAGGCTGTTCGCCTACCGCGATCACTACCCGGAGATGCAGGACGACGCCGTGTTCCAGGCCGCGCTGGACGCGCTCAAACCGTCCCCGCATGCGGACGACCTCTTGCGCCGCTGGCTCCTGCTCTACGCCGTCGAGGACGGCGCGGCGCTCTTGGACGCCGAGGACGCGGCGTAG
- a CDS encoding rhodanese-like domain-containing protein — MTRRRLLIGLVLVASGVTALLLWRGRSLTLDAVEATVRNQFPGVATVTTEQLAQALADSSTAPLLLDAREPDEYAVSHIPGALRIDPDARGEALTGAVAAIPEGRDVVVYCSVGYRSAQLIQRLREAGAGRVSNLEGSIFRWANEGRPLAGAQGEAGLVHPYSETWGRLLDPERRAPLADG, encoded by the coding sequence ATGACCCGCCGCCGGCTCCTGATCGGACTCGTCCTCGTCGCCTCTGGCGTGACGGCCCTCCTCTTGTGGCGTGGCCGCTCGCTCACGCTCGACGCCGTGGAGGCGACCGTCCGCAACCAATTTCCAGGCGTCGCCACGGTCACCACCGAACAACTGGCACAGGCGCTAGCGGACTCCTCCACTGCGCCCCTCCTTCTCGACGCGCGCGAGCCCGACGAGTACGCCGTCAGCCACATCCCCGGCGCGCTCCGCATCGACCCCGATGCCAGAGGCGAGGCTCTCACAGGCGCGGTCGCCGCGATTCCCGAGGGGCGCGACGTCGTGGTGTACTGCTCGGTCGGCTACCGATCCGCCCAACTGATCCAGCGCTTGCGCGAGGCCGGCGCGGGGCGGGTGTCCAACTTGGAAGGCTCCATCTTCCGATGGGCCAACGAGGGGCGGCCTCTGGCGGGCGCCCAGGGTGAGGCCGGGCTCGTGCATCCGTACAGCGAGACGTGGGGGCGGCTTCTCGACCCCGAGCGCCGCGCGCCCCTGGCGGACGGGTAG
- a CDS encoding ABC transporter ATP-binding protein has protein sequence MPLLSVRDAGRRIPDRWLWRGLSFEVDGGERVAIAGPSGSGKSLLLRALIGLDDLDEGTVSVDERPLADWHLPDLRMRVRYVPQSPAFADGTVRDALSGARAFAAASGAAPEAWAVERLGRLGRGAGFLDARTETLSGGEAQIAALLRAMQSGPHLLLLDEPTASLDPDATDAVERLVSDWLDEDGARAAIWTSHSEEQRARVATRVVDLGTAIPAPEASGERATETAAL, from the coding sequence ATGCCGCTCCTCTCCGTCCGCGACGCCGGCCGCCGCATCCCCGACCGCTGGCTGTGGCGTGGACTCTCGTTCGAGGTGGATGGGGGCGAACGCGTCGCCATTGCAGGCCCGTCGGGCTCGGGGAAATCGCTGCTGCTCCGCGCGCTGATCGGGTTGGACGACCTGGACGAGGGCACCGTCTCCGTGGACGAGAGGCCTCTGGCGGACTGGCACCTGCCGGATCTCCGCATGCGCGTGCGCTACGTGCCGCAGTCGCCGGCCTTCGCCGATGGGACCGTGCGTGACGCGCTGTCGGGTGCGCGGGCGTTCGCGGCGGCCTCTGGCGCCGCGCCAGAGGCCTGGGCAGTGGAGCGGCTTGGACGACTCGGGCGCGGCGCGGGCTTTCTCGACGCGCGCACGGAGACGCTCTCGGGCGGCGAGGCGCAGATCGCAGCACTCCTCCGCGCGATGCAGAGCGGTCCGCACCTCTTGCTCTTGGACGAGCCCACGGCCAGCCTGGACCCTGACGCGACCGATGCCGTCGAGCGCCTCGTCTCGGACTGGCTGGACGAGGACGGCGCCCGCGCCGCCATCTGGACGAGCCATAGCGAGGAGCAGCGCGCGCGCGTGGCAACCCGCGTGGTCGACCTCGGCACCGCCATACCGGCGCCAGAGGCCTCTGGCGAACGCGCCACCGAGACCGCCGCACTCTGA